From a single Sinomonas atrocyanea genomic region:
- a CDS encoding thiolase family protein, with amino-acid sequence MSSRHIRDVVFVDGVRTPFGKAGEKGIYHGTRADDLVVKTIRELLRRNPSLPAERVDEVSIAATTQTGDQGLTIGRTAALLAGLPRSVPGFAVDRMCAGAMTAVTATASGIGVGAYDVVIAGGVEHMGNHPMGQGADPNPRFMSERLVDPAALNMGNTAENLHDRFPDITKERADAYAAASQAKLAAAYADGRIQPDLVPVATHRPGEGFGLATADEPPRPGTTVEDLAALRTPFRPHGRVTAGNAAGLNDGATACLLTSAETAEELGLAPKMRLVSYAFAGVEPEVMGIGPVPATEKALAKAGLTIEDIGLFEINEAFAVQVLSFLDHFGIADDDPRVNRYGGAIAVGHPLASSGVRLMTQLARQFAEDPGVRYGITTMCIGLGMGGTVIWENPRHADYGKGE; translated from the coding sequence ATGTCCAGCAGGCACATCCGGGACGTCGTCTTCGTCGACGGCGTCCGCACCCCCTTCGGCAAGGCCGGAGAGAAGGGGATCTACCACGGCACGCGCGCCGACGACCTCGTCGTGAAGACGATCCGCGAGCTGCTGCGCCGCAACCCGTCCCTCCCCGCAGAGCGCGTGGACGAGGTCTCGATCGCCGCGACGACCCAGACCGGCGACCAGGGCCTCACGATCGGCCGCACCGCCGCGCTCCTTGCGGGCCTGCCCCGCTCGGTCCCCGGCTTTGCGGTGGACCGCATGTGCGCCGGCGCGATGACGGCCGTCACCGCGACGGCGAGCGGAATCGGCGTCGGGGCGTACGACGTCGTGATCGCCGGCGGCGTCGAGCACATGGGCAACCACCCCATGGGACAGGGCGCCGACCCCAACCCGCGCTTCATGTCCGAGCGCCTCGTCGACCCGGCGGCCCTGAACATGGGCAATACGGCAGAGAACCTGCATGACCGCTTCCCGGACATCACCAAGGAGCGCGCCGACGCCTACGCCGCCGCCTCCCAGGCGAAGCTCGCCGCCGCCTATGCCGACGGCAGGATCCAGCCCGATCTCGTCCCCGTCGCAACCCATCGCCCCGGCGAGGGGTTCGGGCTCGCGACCGCCGACGAGCCGCCGCGCCCGGGCACGACGGTCGAGGACCTCGCAGCGCTGCGCACCCCGTTCCGGCCGCACGGGCGGGTGACGGCCGGCAACGCCGCAGGGCTGAACGACGGCGCGACGGCGTGCCTCCTCACCTCTGCCGAGACGGCCGAGGAACTCGGCCTCGCCCCGAAGATGCGGCTCGTCTCCTACGCGTTCGCCGGGGTCGAGCCCGAGGTCATGGGCATCGGCCCGGTGCCGGCCACCGAGAAGGCCCTCGCCAAGGCCGGCCTGACGATCGAGGACATCGGCCTGTTCGAGATCAACGAGGCCTTCGCCGTGCAGGTCCTGAGCTTCCTCGACCACTTCGGCATCGCCGACGACGATCCCCGCGTCAACCGCTACGGCGGCGCGATCGCCGTCGGGCATCCCCTCGCCTCCTCGGGCGTTCGCCTCATGACCCAGCTCGCGCGCCAGTTCGCCGAGGATCCCGGCGTGCGCTACGGCATCACCACGATGTGCATCGGCCTCGGCATGGGGGGCACGGTCATCTGGGAGAACCCCCGCCATGCCGACTACGGAAAGGGCGAGTGA